A single window of Solanum dulcamara chromosome 5, daSolDulc1.2, whole genome shotgun sequence DNA harbors:
- the LOC129890647 gene encoding histidine decarboxylase-like yields MKKELDLMVSETDAPSQPRKNLCLSVVEPNIQDETPSQELDTILTQYLETLSKRKKYYIGYPTNIYYEHHAILAPLLQFHLNNFGDPFTQSPIDFHSKDFEVAVLEWFAQLWEIEKDEYWGYSTNGGTEGTLHGLLVGELLSSGILYASSDSHYSVFKAARMYRMELETINTLVNGEIVYENLRSKLLVNKNKPAIININIGTTFKGAIDDLDLVIQILGDCGYSSDRYYIHCDAALCGLILPYIRHEKTITFKKSIGSISVSGHKFLGCPMPCGIQITRKRYVSSLSDIEYIASIDTAIMGGRNGLTAIFLWYSLSMKGHAALQQDSIMCIENARYLKDRLLKVGISVTLNEFSIIVIFERPRDHKFIRQWKLCYLRGIAHLLIMSGITRETIDSFINDLMQEREKWYQNEKTRPPCLEDDFGSQNCLCCYKKMYN; encoded by the exons atGAAAAAGGAGCTTGATTTAATGGTAAGTGAAACCGATGCACCATCCCAGCCAAGGAAGAACTTGTGTCTCAGTGTGGTGGAACCTAATATTCAAGATGAAACACCTTCCCAAGAACTGGACACAATTTTGACTCAATATTTGGAGACATTGTCCAAGCGGAAAAAGTATTATATAG GTTATCCAACAAACATATATTATGAACATCATGCTATTTTAGCACCACTTTTACAATTCCACTTGAATAACTTTGGAGATCCCTTCACTCAAAGCCCtattgattttcattcaaaagaTTTTGAAGTGGCTGTTTTAGAATGGTTTGCGCAGCTCTGGGAAATTGAGAAGGATGAATATTGGGGATACAGTACTAATGGCGGCACTGAGGGCACTCTCCATGGTCTTTTGGTTGG AGAGCTACTTTCAAGTGGAATATTATATGCATCATCGGATTCACATTACTCAGTCTTCAAAGCAGCAAGAATGTATCGAATGGAGCTAGAAACTATTAACACTTTAGTTAATGGAGAGATTGTTTATGAAAATTTGAGATCAAAGTTACTTGTCAACAAGAACAAACCCGCcatcatcaatatcaatattG GAACAACCTTCAAAGGAGCTATTGATGATCTCGATTTGGTCATACAAATACTTGGAGATTGTGGTTATTCAAGTGACAGGTATTACATCCATTGTGATGCAGCATTATGTGGGTTAATTCTCCCCTATATCAGACAT GAAAAAACAATTACCTTCAAGAAGTCAATCGGCAGTATTTCAGTTTCAGGCCACAAATTCTTGGGATGTCCAATGCCTTGTGGCATTCAAATAACAAGGAAACGTTATGTTAGTAGCCTCTCAGATATTGAGTATATTGCCTCAATAGATACAGCAATTATGGGTGGTCGAAATGGCTTGACAGCGATATTCTTATGGTACAGTTTAAGCATGAAAGGACATGCTGCGTTGCAACAGGATTCTATAATGTGCATTGAAAATGCCCGATATTTGAAAGACCGACTTCTTAAAGTAGGAATTAGCGTTACGCTTAATGAGTTTAGCATTATTGTCATTTTCGAACGACCTCGTGACCATAAATTCATTCGTCAGTGGAAATTGTGttacttaagaggcatagcacATCTT CTCATTATGTCAGGCATTACAAGAGAAACCATAGATAGTTTCATTAATGATCTAATGCAAGAAAGGGAAAAGTGGTACCAGAATGAAAAAACTCGGCCTCCTTGCCTAGAAGATGATTTTGGCTCTCAAAATTGTTTGTGCTGCTATAAGAAGATGTATAACTGA